A stretch of DNA from Sphingomonas sp. SORGH_AS_0879:
CGGCTTCGAGGTTCTCGTGGATGGCGAGCGGCCGGTGCAGATCGCGCGGGTCGAACGGCGCCTTGGCGAACCGTTGATTGTGCTGCACCATGTAGGAGGGGAGGAAGGCGTTGGCTTCGTCGATGGTGTTGATGCGGTGGAGCCGCATCGCCTTGACGAGCCGGTCCTGCAGCGTGGCATTGGCGCGCTCCACACGGCCCTTCGCCTGCGGCGAGTTTGCGCAGATCAGCTCGATGTTCAGCCGGTCCAGCGCGCGCCCAAGATGGGTCATCCCGTCGCCGTTTGCCGAGGCCGTGTTGTTGCGGAAGGCGCTGTGCTTGTCCGTATAGAAGGCGACCGGCTTGCCGTGCCGCTCAAGGTACGTCCTCGTCGCGCGCATGTAGGAAAACGTGCTCTCGCTCTCGACCATCTCGAGGTGCCTCAGCTCGCTCGTGGCGTCGTCGATGAACACCAGCAGCGTGCATTGCGGGCCGCGTTCCTCGAACCACCAATGTTTTGAGCCGTCGACCTGGACCAGCTCGCCGCGACAGTCGCGCCGGTAGCGGGGCTGATAGGGGCGAGGGCGCCTAGCTGCGCGGTCTTTCCAGAGGCCGGCTTCCATCATGATCTGTCGCAGCGTTTCACACGACAGTCCCAGACCATGGCGCTCGGCGAGGTACTCGCGCGCGAGCGTCGGGCCGAAGTCGGCATAGTGTTCGCGCACCAGCGCGACCACCTCGGCGCGGAAGGCATCGCTAAAGCGCCGGTTGCGCGGCCGCCCGCGCTTGCGCGAGACGAGGCCCGCAGCGCCTTCATGCCGAAGACGGCGGAGCAGCCGGTAAATTTGCCGCCGCTGGAGGCCCAGCAGTTCCATCGCGTCCGGGATCCGGATCTCGCCGCGGTCGACCCGCATCAACGTGTCGAACCGGGTGATCTCTGTAGCACCCATCGTCAGCACCGTCATATCATGCGCGTCCTCGTTGCCGAGGAAGGCTATGACACCGGCGACCCGCTGACAGCACCGGGAGTGCCGTTTCGATCTAGCGGAGTGGTGTCATTTGTATCTGGTGCTTACACTCTTTAGGTTTGATAATATATATTATGTAAAACAATGCTAGTTGGGTTCGTTGAGGATGAGGACGCCTTGCTCCACCCTCCACGACCGCAGCCGTCGCAGCACATTCATTCCGATGACGTCCTGATTGCCGAAGCTGGGCGATACGATCGCGCCGACGTCGTTCAATTCGATGGGCCCGATCGCGAGATGGCGGATCGTCGTATGATCGGCAGTGACCCTGCCATTCGCGGTTTCGACCATCGTAGCGAACGGGCTTTCGCCCAGGTCGAGCCCGGCGGCCTTGGCTGTCGCCTGCGACAAGGCGGTCGTCGTGGCGCCGCTATCGATCAGCATACGTCGTTGGACACCGTTGATCCGGACATCTGCCCAGAAATGTCCGTCCTCCGCCACCGCGATACGTACCACGCCCTCCGGCGCGCCACGGCCCGGCAGAAGGCTACTCAGCCGGTCACGCTGTGCGACAATCAGAAAGGCCATGCCGAAGATACCGACCCACATCAACGCCATACGCAGCGTCTGGCCGATCGGAATGCGCCGAGCCGCCAACGCGCTCAGCGGCAGCAGGAGGATCAGGCCATAGTATAGGAAGTCCATGACCCGATCCGTGCTCACGGTATCAGTTCCAATCCGTCATAGGCCGGACGAACAGCGAGCGGCAGTTCGCCGCACAGTGTGGCATAGTCCATCGAATGATCCATATGGATCAACATGCTCTGTCGCGGTTCGAGTTCGTCAATCCATTCGAGAACCGTCGGAAGATCGGCATGCGCGGGATGCGGATGGCGTCGCAGCGCATCCACGACCCATAGATCGACATGACGATAGAGATTCGCCATCGGTTCTGTTAACTGATGAAAATCAGTAGCATAACCAATGCTCCGGCCATCGCAGTCGAAGCGCAGCCCCGCAGAGAATATCCGACCATGCGGCTGATCGAGCGACCGGATACGGATTGGCCCGATCGCGATATCGTCCTCCAGCACCGTCATGGTGGCGGTCGGCGGATAGCCCGTCTTCCCCTGAAACACATAACCGAAGCGGCGTTGCAAGGCTTCCGCCGTCGCGGGGCGTGCGTAACCGGCAACCGGATGCCCCAGCGCATGGTAGATCTGCCGGACGTCGTCGATGCCGTGGCAATGATCGGCGTGGTCATGCGTCCAGATGATCGCATCCACCGTCCCGACCTCGGCAGCAAGCAACTGCTCGCGCATATCGGGCCCCGTGTCGAGCAGGATGCGCGTTCCGTCATGCTCGATCAGCGCCGAGCATCGCATACGCCGATTGCGGGGCTCGGTAGGGTCGCATGCCCCCCAGTCATTGCCGATCCGGGGGACGCCGGAGGAGGTGCCGCAACCCAGAATGCGAATCTTCACGCGGCGGTCTTCGCGAACAGACGATGGAAGTTTTCCGCCGTAGCCCGGGTCAGGACGTCCAATGGCTCACCACGCAGGTCCGCGAGGAACGCTGCGGTGTCGGCGACGAAGGACGGCTCCCCCGTCTTCCCCCGATGCGGAACGGGGGCCAGGAACGGAGCATCGGTTTCGACCAGCAACCGGTCGAGCGGCAGGCGCGCGGCGGTGGCCTGCAACTCCTTGGCGTTCTTGAAGGTCACGATACCCGAAATGGATATATAAAAGCCTAACGCCAAAGCCTTATCGGCGAAATCTCCGCTCGCCGTGAAACAGTGGATGACGCCGGAATAGGCCCCCTTCCCCATTTCCTCGGCCAGGATTGCGGCGGTATCGTCCTCTGCATCGCGCGTGTGTACGACCAGCGGCAGACCGGTTTCGCGACAGGCGGCGATGTGCGCGCGAAAGCTCGCCTGTTGTTGTTCGCGGTCGCTGTGATCGTAATAATAGTCCAGCCCGCTTTCGCCGATGCCGACGACGCGCGGATGCGCGGCACGCTCGACCAGCTTGGCGGTGTCGACATGGGCATGGGCGTCGGCCTCATGCGGGTGGATGCCGATCGTCGCCCACACATCGGGTTCGCGCTCGGCCGTGGCGATCACCGCATCCCATTCGCTCTCGCGAGTCGATATGTTGAGCATGGCCGTGACCCCACGGTCCCGCGCGCGGGTCAGGATTGCCGCCTGATCCTCGACCAGCCCCTTGTAGTTGAGGTGGCAGTGGCTGTCGGCCAGCATCAGGCGTCGGCCTCGGCCGGGATTTCGAGACGGGGAAAGGCTGGCGTCGGCGGCGACAGGGCAATACCGCTGGATGCGCGGCGGGCATACCAGCCGTCATCGTCGATCGCCGCATGATCGCGCTCCTCGGCCCCCAGCGTGTCGAGCACCAGCCCTGCCCCACGCGGCGTGACCGGCAGAATGGCGATGGCGAGCATCCGGATCGCGCGGACCAAGGTTCCCAGCACGGCATGCATCCGCTCCGGGTCGGTCTTGCGCAGCGACCATGGCGCCTGCACATCGATATACTGGTTGCAGGCATAGACGCCGCGCATCCACGCCTCGATCCCCTGGCTCAGCATCAGGTCATCGAACGCGGTCTTCAACCCGGCACAGGCGACCACGACCTCCTCGATCAGGACAGCATCGGCGGGGTCGGCGCGACCCGGTTCGGGAAGTTCGCCGTTTAAATTCTTGGCAATGAACGACAAGGTCCGCTGGGCGAGATTGCCGAAGCTGTTGGCCAGTTCGGCGTTGACACGCGTCACGATCGCTTCGGCGGAATAGGAACCGTCCTGCCCGAAGCTGACCTCCCGCAGGAAGAAATAACGCAGTGCATCGACGCCGAAGGCATCCGCCAGCCCCATCGGATCGACGACATTGCCGACCGACTTGGACATCTTCTCGCCCCGGTGGAGCAGGAAACCATGGCCGAACACCGACTGCGGCAAAGGCAGCTCCGCCGACATCAGGAATGCGGGCCAATAGACGGTGTGGAAACGGACGATATCCTTTCCGATCAGGTGTAGATTGGCGGGCCAGAAACGCGCCAATTCGCTGTCCTTATTCGGATAGCCCGTCCCGGTCAGATAGTTGGTCAGCGCATCGACCCAGACATACATGACATGGCCGGGGCTGTCCGGCACCGGCACCCCCCAGTCGAAGCTCGTGCGCGATACCGAGAGATCGGACAGCCCGCCCTCGACGAAGCGCATCACCTCGTTCCGGCGGCTTTCCGGGCGGATGAAGTCGGGATTGTCGCGATAGAGATCGAGCAGTGGCTGCTGGTATTTCGACAAACGGAAGAACCAAGTTTCCTCCGCTGTCCATTCGACCGGCGTTCCCTGCGGCGACAGCTTGGTGCCGTCTTCCCCGGTGGTCAGTTCGGACTCGTCGTAAAAGGCCTCGTCACGGACCGAATACCAGCCTTCATAGCGATCGAGATACAGGTCGCCCTTGTCCTGCATCGCCTTCCAGATGGCCTGGCTGGCGGCATAATGATCTGCGTCTACCGTGCGGATGAAACGATCATAGCTGATATCAAGACGATCAGCCATCACGTGGAAATGACTGGACATTTCGTCGGCGAACGCGCGCGTGGAAATGCCGCGCGCGCGCGCCGCCTGGGCCATTTTCAGGCCGTGCTCGTCGGTGCCCGTCTGGAACAGCACGTCGCGCCCCGCCTGGCGCTGGAACCGCGCGATGACGTCCGCTGCGACCATTTCATAGGCGTGGCCGATATGCGGACGGCCATTGGGATAGTGGATCGCGGTGGTGATATAGAATGGATCGGCCATGCCCGGTCCCTAGAACATCGCTTCGTGCAGGTGAAGCCCGACCGGCTCAGCCGCGCAAAGTCCAGGCCAGCCATAGCCAGCCGAGAATCAGGATCGTCCCGCCAATGGGCGTCACCGCGCCCAGCCAGCGCGGCGCACCGAACGCCATCGCATAGAGGGTGCCCGCGAAAATCCCACTGCCGATGACGAAAGCCCATGCGACACCCCGCGCCTCCATGCGAAGCGCGACAAGTGCGGCAACCGCATGGATGAGTTGATACTGGCCGCCGGTCCGCAGCCACTCGACCGCGATCCCTTCGGCCCGGTGCGCGCCGAACGCCCCCGCCGCGATGGCGATCGCGCCCGACAAGGCCGCCAGGATACCCAGTAACGCCATGATCAGACCTTTCGTTCGTCCTGCGTGATGATCCTGTCGTTGGCCGCCCGCAGGTCCCCCGACGCGGCCTGTGCCGCCAGCCGTTCCTTGTCGCGCGCCCGGTACATGGTTTCGACCCGATCGATCTCGGCACGATCGATCTTCAGGCTGTCCATCGCCAGGCGCGCCATCTTCACCGCCGACTCGAGAACCTCCCGAACCACATAGGAGGCAGGCCCGCCCTTCAGCCGCAGGACGGCGCGGCGATCATAGGCGCGCACGAACAGCGAAGCGTTGGGGAAGGCCGCATGGACGCTTTCCAGAAGCTCCAGCGTGATCTGATCCTCGTCGAGGCAGAAGAGGATCAACTCGGCCTCCGCCGCCCCGGCCTGTCGCAGCAGGTCCAACCGGGTGCCGTCGCCATAATAGACCTTGGCCCCGAACTCGGCGGCGATGTCGATCATCTCGATGTCGCGGTCGATCAGGGTGACGGGAATGTCGCTGGCGATCAGCATCTGGGCCACCGTCTGTCCGAACCGGCCATAGCCGACGATCAGGGCGTTGGCGCCGTCGGTGACCGGGCCCTCGCGCTTCTCGCCGCGCATGATGACTGGTTCTTCGCGGATGCGGCGAGTGGCCGCCATCAGGAACGGGGTCGTCGCCATCGAAAGGGTGATGATCGCCCCGAACAGGCTCGCCGCCTCGGGCGCGATCAGATAGCCCGCCTTCGCCTGCGCGAACAGGACGAAGCCGAATTCGCCGCCCTGGCTCATCAGCAGCCCGAGCGCGAAGGCCGAGCGCCAGTTCATCCGGAAGGCAAGGCCGATCACGAAGATAACGAAGGTCTTCGTCGCGATCAGCGCCAGGGCCATGACTGCGACGAAAATCGGCCGCTCGATGATCGCGGGCAGATTGAGCATCATCCCGACCGCCAGGAAGAACAGGCCGAGCAGGATCGATCGGAACGGCTCGACATCCGCCTCCAGTTCGTGCCGATACGGACTGTCGGCCAGCATCACCCCGGCGATGAACGCCCCCAGCGCGGTCGAGAGGCCGAGCAACTCCATGACCGCGGCGCTGGCGATGACGGTAAAGAGTCCGGCGAAGACGAACATCTCCCGCTCGCCCATATTGCCGATCAGCCGGAACAGCGGGCGTAGCAGGAAGCGGCCCGCCACGATCAGGCCGATGATCGCCGCCCCTGTCTCCAGCGCCAATATCCATCCCGGAGGACCGGCATGATCCGCCGGATTCCGCGACATGGCGGCAACGATCGTGATCAGCGGGACGATCGACAGGTCCTGAAACAGCAGGATCGAGAAGGCCCGCTCGCCAAAGGGGGTGCGCAACCGCCCGGAGGATTGCAGCATCGGCAGGACCTGCGCCGTCGAGGACAGGGCGAGCGGCAGGCCGAGCGCCAGGGCGGCTTCCATCGAGAAATGGGCGAGCAGCACGATGCCCGTGATCGCCAGGCCGCATGCCGTTACCTGAAGCAGGCCCAGACCGAAAATCTCATGCTTCATCCGCCACAAGCGGGCCGGGTTCAACTCCAGCCCGACGATGAACAGCAGGAGCGTGATGCCGATCTCGGCGATGCCCAGCTTGGACTCCGCGTCCCCGACCAGCCCGAGGACATGCGGGCCGACGACCGCCCCCGCGACGAGATAACCTAGCGTCGCACCTAGACCGAGGCGACGAAAGACCAAAACGAACGCCAGGCCAAAGCCCAGCAGGATCGCCCCATCCCTCAGCAGCGAAATCTCGCTGTGCATCAGCGGGGACCCTGCGCCACGGCGTCTTGGGCCGCATCCTGGGCGGCCTGTGCGGCGGCCTCAAATGCCAGGCGGATGGAGGGATGGCGTGCGCTATAGGTCAAGGCGGGCGCGAAGACATTCATGCCAGGCCAGTCGGGGACTTCCCTCCGCGTACCGGCCAGCCATTCGGCCAGGGAATCGCGCGCAGCTGCCAGCTCGGTCACGCTGCGACCGATGACACTCGCGGACAACAGCGCCGACGATGCCTGTCCCAAGGCGCAGGCCCTGACCAGCATGCCGATCTCCGCCACCCGGCCATCGGCGTCCAGATTGAGATCCACGGTGACCCGGCTCCCGCAAATGGGTGAGCGGCGCTCGACGCTGGCCATCGGGTCGGGCAGGCGCCGATCATGCGGAATGGCGGTGGTCAGCCGCAGGATCTCGGCATTGTAGAGAGGGGCGTTCATGATGGGGTCTCGCTGGCATTGGCCGTGCCGCTGTCGTTGGATGGGGTCGGCGCGCCGAAGACGGGCAGGCCGCGACGACGGCGGTCGACGAAGTCGGCAATGCCCGCGCTGGTGGCATTGAGCAGCTTATAGGTGCGGCTCTTCACCATCCATTCGGGTCGCCTTGCCGGGCCGCCGCTGACGGTGTCGATCATCAAAGCGACGACCAGGAAGACGAGGCTGGCGAGGATCAATCCCTTGAGCGCGCCGAAGCCGAACCCCAGCGCGCGGTCCACCGGGCCCAGGACAGAGGTGCGCGTCCGGCTGCCGATCGCGCGAGCGACCATGCGACCACCCAGATAGGTGACGCCGACGATCAACGCGAAGGCCAGCACGGCCGATCCCGACACCGTCCCCACCACTCCGGTCAGCGCCTGCGCCAGCGGGATATGGAATAATTTGAGCGCCGCGACGATCGCGACCCAGGCGAACAGCGCCAGAACCTCGGTCACAAAGCCACGCAGAAAGCCTTGAATGGCCGCGCCGAACACTGCAATCAGGACAAGAATATCGAGTGCGGTCAATGCTTTCTATCCCGTACCTTATCCCGAGCGTTACAAACGGGCCATCTCCGCTATGGGCTGAGGAACAGACATGGCGGCGCCTGGCGCTCTTCGCTACCCCCGGCCCAGCATATGGTCAACGAACTCGGCCAATGTCCGGAAACCCGTCATCCGCAAGCCCGCCTTCGTCCCCCGCCATCGCGCGCGGTACCATCGCCTTTTCGAAGCCGAGCTTGCCCGCCTCCTTCAACCGCAACGGGCCATGGGCGACCGAGCGGACTTCCCCAGAAAGGGCGATCTCGCCGAAGACGATCGCGTCGCCTGGCACCGGCCGCTCCGACAGCGCCGAAATGAGTGCGGCGGCGACGGCCAGATCGGCGGCGGGGTCCTGCACCCGGTATCCGCCCGCGATATTCAGATAGACTTCCGCCGAGGAAAAGCTCAGCCCGCACCGCGCCTCCAGCACCGCCAGGATCATGGCGAGGCGGCCCGTGTCCCACCCCACCACCGCCCGCCGTGGCGTCGCACCCGATGCCAGTCGGACGGTCAGCGCCTGGATTTCGACCAACACCGGCCGCGTCCCTTCCAGCGCCGGAAAGACCGTCGCCCCGGTGACGCCTTCCTCACGACTGGTCAGGAACAGCGACGAGGGATTGCCGACCTCGGTCAGCCCTTCGGTCTGCATCGCGAAGACGCCGATTTCGTCGGTCCCGCCGAAGCGGTTCTTGATGGCGCGAAGGATACGATATTGATGGCTGCGTTCGCCCTCGAAGGCGAGGACGGTGTCGACCATATGCTCCAGCACGCGCGGACCCGCGATCGATCCGTCCTTGGTCACATGGCCGACCAGCACCACGGCGGTGCCGCGTTCCTTGGCGAAGCGGATGAGTTCCTGGCCCGATGCCCGGACCTGGCTCACCGTCCCCGGCGCGCCCTCGATCAGGTCGGAATGCATGGTCTGGATCGAGTCGATGATGAGCAAGGCGGGCGGCGTGCCGATCGACAAGGTGGTTAGGATATCGCGAACCGACGTCGCCGCCGCCAGCCGGACCGGAGCCTGCCCCAGGCCCAGCCGCCGGGCCCGCAGACGCACCTGATCGGCCGCCTCCTCGCCCGAGACATAGGCGACCGGCCGCCCCGCCATGGCCAGCTTCGCCGCCGCTTGAAGGAGCAATGTCGACTTGCCGATACCCGGATCGCCGCCGATCAGGGTCGCCGACCCTTCGACAAATCCGCCACCCAGCGCACGGTCCAGCTCGCCAATGCCCGTCTCCATCCGGTCGGGGAGTGGAATGTCGGCGTCGAGCCCGACAAGCTGGATCGCCCGGCCCCCGCCCTGAAGATTATGCTTGGCCGCGAAA
This window harbors:
- a CDS encoding ISNCY family transposase, which translates into the protein MTVLTMGATEITRFDTLMRVDRGEIRIPDAMELLGLQRRQIYRLLRRLRHEGAAGLVSRKRGRPRNRRFSDAFRAEVVALVREHYADFGPTLAREYLAERHGLGLSCETLRQIMMEAGLWKDRAARRPRPYQPRYRRDCRGELVQVDGSKHWWFEERGPQCTLLVFIDDATSELRHLEMVESESTFSYMRATRTYLERHGKPVAFYTDKHSAFRNNTASANGDGMTHLGRALDRLNIELICANSPQAKGRVERANATLQDRLVKAMRLHRINTIDEANAFLPSYMVQHNQRFAKAPFDPRDLHRPLAIHENLEAEMVWREQRTVTGALTLHYNKAMFILEPSPVAQGLARKKVDVCEYPDGRLEIQHEGEALPYRVFDKMRRVNQAPVIDNKHLDAALALAHAIQQVQPHHAKRNNNEPARTAQPAGMFKAPSPVPPGPKLDRRKLGNQRLKRGPRLSNDELVGRGLGEYVHQQTG
- a CDS encoding TIGR02281 family clan AA aspartic protease, with the translated sequence MSTDRVMDFLYYGLILLLPLSALAARRIPIGQTLRMALMWVGIFGMAFLIVAQRDRLSSLLPGRGAPEGVVRIAVAEDGHFWADVRINGVQRRMLIDSGATTTALSQATAKAAGLDLGESPFATMVETANGRVTADHTTIRHLAIGPIELNDVGAIVSPSFGNQDVIGMNVLRRLRSWRVEQGVLILNEPN
- a CDS encoding MBL fold metallo-hydrolase, with amino-acid sequence MKIRILGCGTSSGVPRIGNDWGACDPTEPRNRRMRCSALIEHDGTRILLDTGPDMREQLLAAEVGTVDAIIWTHDHADHCHGIDDVRQIYHALGHPVAGYARPATAEALQRRFGYVFQGKTGYPPTATMTVLEDDIAIGPIRIRSLDQPHGRIFSAGLRFDCDGRSIGYATDFHQLTEPMANLYRHVDLWVVDALRRHPHPAHADLPTVLEWIDELEPRQSMLIHMDHSMDYATLCGELPLAVRPAYDGLELIP
- a CDS encoding TatD family hydrolase, encoding MLADSHCHLNYKGLVEDQAAILTRARDRGVTAMLNISTRESEWDAVIATAEREPDVWATIGIHPHEADAHAHVDTAKLVERAAHPRVVGIGESGLDYYYDHSDREQQQASFRAHIAACRETGLPLVVHTRDAEDDTAAILAEEMGKGAYSGVIHCFTASGDFADKALALGFYISISGIVTFKNAKELQATAARLPLDRLLVETDAPFLAPVPHRGKTGEPSFVADTAAFLADLRGEPLDVLTRATAENFHRLFAKTAA
- the metG gene encoding methionine--tRNA ligase; this translates as MADPFYITTAIHYPNGRPHIGHAYEMVAADVIARFQRQAGRDVLFQTGTDEHGLKMAQAARARGISTRAFADEMSSHFHVMADRLDISYDRFIRTVDADHYAASQAIWKAMQDKGDLYLDRYEGWYSVRDEAFYDESELTTGEDGTKLSPQGTPVEWTAEETWFFRLSKYQQPLLDLYRDNPDFIRPESRRNEVMRFVEGGLSDLSVSRTSFDWGVPVPDSPGHVMYVWVDALTNYLTGTGYPNKDSELARFWPANLHLIGKDIVRFHTVYWPAFLMSAELPLPQSVFGHGFLLHRGEKMSKSVGNVVDPMGLADAFGVDALRYFFLREVSFGQDGSYSAEAIVTRVNAELANSFGNLAQRTLSFIAKNLNGELPEPGRADPADAVLIEEVVVACAGLKTAFDDLMLSQGIEAWMRGVYACNQYIDVQAPWSLRKTDPERMHAVLGTLVRAIRMLAIAILPVTPRGAGLVLDTLGAEERDHAAIDDDGWYARRASSGIALSPPTPAFPRLEIPAEADA
- a CDS encoding DUF423 domain-containing protein, encoding MALLGILAALSGAIAIAAGAFGAHRAEGIAVEWLRTGGQYQLIHAVAALVALRMEARGVAWAFVIGSGIFAGTLYAMAFGAPRWLGAVTPIGGTILILGWLWLAWTLRG
- a CDS encoding cation:proton antiporter, which produces MHSEISLLRDGAILLGFGLAFVLVFRRLGLGATLGYLVAGAVVGPHVLGLVGDAESKLGIAEIGITLLLFIVGLELNPARLWRMKHEIFGLGLLQVTACGLAITGIVLLAHFSMEAALALGLPLALSSTAQVLPMLQSSGRLRTPFGERAFSILLFQDLSIVPLITIVAAMSRNPADHAGPPGWILALETGAAIIGLIVAGRFLLRPLFRLIGNMGEREMFVFAGLFTVIASAAVMELLGLSTALGAFIAGVMLADSPYRHELEADVEPFRSILLGLFFLAVGMMLNLPAIIERPIFVAVMALALIATKTFVIFVIGLAFRMNWRSAFALGLLMSQGGEFGFVLFAQAKAGYLIAPEAASLFGAIITLSMATTPFLMAATRRIREEPVIMRGEKREGPVTDGANALIVGYGRFGQTVAQMLIASDIPVTLIDRDIEMIDIAAEFGAKVYYGDGTRLDLLRQAGAAEAELILFCLDEDQITLELLESVHAAFPNASLFVRAYDRRAVLRLKGGPASYVVREVLESAVKMARLAMDSLKIDRAEIDRVETMYRARDKERLAAQAASGDLRAANDRIITQDERKV
- a CDS encoding iron-sulfur cluster assembly scaffold protein, translated to MNAPLYNAEILRLTTAIPHDRRLPDPMASVERRSPICGSRVTVDLNLDADGRVAEIGMLVRACALGQASSALLSASVIGRSVTELAAARDSLAEWLAGTRREVPDWPGMNVFAPALTYSARHPSIRLAFEAAAQAAQDAAQDAVAQGPR
- a CDS encoding CvpA family protein produces the protein MTALDILVLIAVFGAAIQGFLRGFVTEVLALFAWVAIVAALKLFHIPLAQALTGVVGTVSGSAVLAFALIVGVTYLGGRMVARAIGSRTRTSVLGPVDRALGFGFGALKGLILASLVFLVVALMIDTVSGGPARRPEWMVKSRTYKLLNATSAGIADFVDRRRRGLPVFGAPTPSNDSGTANASETPS